AGATAGCCCGCCACCTCCAGAGGGATAGAGAAGTTGCACTAAAACTGGCGTCAACGGGAGTTTTGATAGGGTCTAGCTCTTCCCTGGCCCTTATACTACTCTTATTCACCCTGGCTCCCAATCTTGGAAATGTCCTAAACGACCCGTACCTAAACCAGACTCTCAGAATAGCCTCTCCAGCGCTTCTCCCGATGGTTTTGACTATGATAATCGTGGCAATATCCAGGGGACACGGAAGGGTTAGGGAGAACTTCTATTACAGGAACGTCCTCCCCCAGCTCATTTTCCTGGTTTTCCTGGGTATGAGTTTTCTCTTAAATCTCAGCTTCAACTGGGTGTTCATTTCTTACGTCGCCGCATGGACAATCCCAGCGCTTCTGGGCTTCTTAGATGGCATAAAGCTCGGGCTGTTGCCGAAAAAACCTGAGTTCGACTGGAATCTCGCAAAAGAACTTTTGGCGTTCTCATTCCCGCTCATGCTGACGGGCATATTGGACTATGTTCTCGGCTGGACAGACTCCCTGATGCTGGGCTACTATTTTGGGCCTGATAAGGTGGGTCTTTACAACGGGGCGGCGCCAATAGCCAGGGCACTGCCCGTGGTTCTGAACTCCCTCGGATTCGTGTTTATGCCTATGGCAACGGTGTTTTTTACAGGTGGAAACATTGAAGGGCTGAAAAGGCTATACCAGAGCACTGCAAAGTGGGGTTTCATCCTGACTTTTCCGGCCTTCCTGCTGGTTTTTGCGTTTCCAAAAGGGACAATAAACCTGT
This sequence is a window from Thermococcus kodakarensis KOD1. Protein-coding genes within it:
- a CDS encoding flippase, which gives rise to MKSLEGSEETLGKVAKGAGIVLAGTVVGMLLNFLTKAVLARYYERSQYGSFTLTVTVLSIAMTIALLGLQNGLSREIARHLQRDREVALKLASTGVLIGSSSSLALILLLFTLAPNLGNVLNDPYLNQTLRIASPALLPMVLTMIIVAISRGHGRVRENFYYRNVLPQLIFLVFLGMSFLLNLSFNWVFISYVAAWTIPALLGFLDGIKLGLLPKKPEFDWNLAKELLAFSFPLMLTGILDYVLGWTDSLMLGYYFGPDKVGLYNGAAPIARALPVVLNSLGFVFMPMATVFFTGGNIEGLKRLYQSTAKWGFILTFPAFLLVFAFPKGTINLFFGAKYTEAATALRILALGFMFHVVMGLNAMSLVAVGRTSDNLIGNLLAALLNVALNMALIPVYGINGAALATASSYIAANLYRVSILYRTTGVQPFGKTYVKALLIGALMLLLGLLLGDTGSIVGAILKTAILYGGYLILILLSGCIEKEEAENLEKLAEKAGVNLRWLIRAMERLSKDE